One window from the genome of Micromonospora aurantiaca ATCC 27029 encodes:
- a CDS encoding AAA family ATPase: MIVWLNGAFGVGKTTTARLLTSALPDARLFDPEFLGSMLTAFVTPPTGDFQDLPLWRHLVVQTVTGLDRHHAGVWIVPMSLLDPAYRAEILGGIRAAGVDVREVVLTLPEDRLRARIDADQVESGARGWRHDHVDRALVTFASVTDARLIDASAPPAQVADVVAAHVLAETRCRAAAHTGRQPE; the protein is encoded by the coding sequence ATGATTGTCTGGCTCAACGGCGCGTTCGGTGTCGGCAAGACGACCACGGCGCGGCTGCTCACGAGCGCGCTGCCGGACGCGCGGCTGTTCGACCCGGAGTTCCTCGGCTCGATGCTCACCGCGTTCGTCACCCCGCCGACCGGCGACTTCCAGGACCTGCCCCTGTGGCGTCACCTCGTCGTACAGACGGTCACCGGGCTGGACCGGCACCACGCGGGCGTCTGGATCGTGCCGATGAGCCTGCTCGACCCGGCGTACCGCGCGGAGATCCTCGGCGGCATCCGCGCCGCAGGCGTCGACGTCCGCGAGGTGGTGCTCACGCTCCCCGAGGACCGGCTGCGGGCTCGGATCGACGCCGACCAGGTCGAGTCCGGCGCGCGCGGCTGGCGGCACGACCACGTCGACCGGGCGCTCGTCACGTTCGCGTCGGTGACCGACGCCCGCCTGATCGACGCCTCCGCCCCGCCCGCGCAGGTGGCCGACGTCGTCGCCGCGCATGTGCTCGCCGAAACTCGCTGTCGGGCCGCCGCGCACACTGGTAGACAGCCTGAGTGA
- a CDS encoding class I SAM-dependent methyltransferase — MGFDVGADAYGRFMGRFAEPLAVRFAGAAGVTRGQRALDVGCGTGALTAELVVRLGPEAVSAVDPSAPFVEAARARLPGVEIRRAAAELLPFPDGGFDVTLAQLVVHFMTDPVAGLREMARVTRPGGVVAACVWDHAGGRGPLTVFWQAVRSLDPDAYDESGLAGAREGDLADLFAAAGLHDVRSSMLTVRTSYASFDQWWEPYTLGVGPAGDHVQRLDAAGRAALRDRCASLLGDRWPVEVPASAWTAIGRTR, encoded by the coding sequence GTGGGATTCGACGTCGGCGCGGACGCGTACGGCCGTTTCATGGGCCGATTCGCCGAGCCGCTGGCAGTGCGCTTCGCCGGCGCCGCGGGTGTCACGCGAGGGCAGCGGGCGCTTGATGTCGGCTGCGGCACCGGAGCACTGACCGCGGAGCTGGTCGTACGGCTGGGGCCCGAGGCGGTGTCGGCTGTCGACCCGTCGGCTCCGTTCGTGGAGGCGGCCCGGGCGCGCTTGCCGGGGGTCGAGATCCGGCGGGCGGCGGCCGAGCTGCTGCCGTTCCCCGACGGCGGCTTCGACGTCACCCTCGCTCAGCTCGTCGTGCACTTCATGACGGACCCGGTTGCCGGCCTGCGGGAGATGGCCCGTGTGACCCGTCCCGGGGGTGTGGTGGCGGCCTGCGTGTGGGACCACGCCGGTGGGCGTGGGCCGCTGACCGTGTTCTGGCAGGCGGTCCGGTCGCTCGACCCGGACGCCTACGACGAGTCGGGGCTCGCCGGGGCGCGGGAGGGCGACCTCGCCGACCTGTTCGCCGCCGCCGGCCTGCATGACGTGCGGTCGTCCATGCTCACCGTCCGGACGAGTTACGCGAGCTTCGACCAGTGGTGGGAGCCGTACACGCTCGGGGTGGGCCCGGCCGGGGACCACGTCCAGCGGCTCGACGCGGCGGGCCGCGCGGCGTTGCGCGACAGGTGCGCGTCACTGCTCGGCGACCGGTGGCCGGTGGAGGTCCCGGCCTCGGCCTGGACGGCGATCGGCCGGACGCGCTAG
- a CDS encoding winged helix DNA-binding domain-containing protein, translating into MVDRRQVLNFRVRAQQLDRVQGSLADTAALDIGVQDTGPDGGRWALAARGVDVALLTGDDLVLLWTVRGAPHLYRRADVGAVAAAVEPFSDADAGKRIYDAAKPLRAAGVGIVAALDEVAARMRKIVREPTVKGEVSGRLADVMPEPYLRFCRPCNATHLYEMPFRLAAVRAGLELRLDTSPPILERIPGFRPAAAPGDRFELIRAYLRLLGPATPKHVADYLDAPVKEVKARWPHDAVEVSVDGETRWLLAADEAALASADATTTRLLGPFDLFLQAKDRATLVPDAARAKELWPVLGRPGAVLADGELAGTWRPRKSGRSFTVAVQPWRKLPGSARDAVVVEAERLAAYRGVPLAGVDFAG; encoded by the coding sequence ATGGTCGACAGGCGTCAGGTGCTGAACTTCCGCGTCCGGGCTCAACAACTCGACCGAGTGCAGGGCTCGCTCGCCGACACCGCCGCGCTCGACATCGGCGTGCAGGACACCGGTCCCGACGGCGGCCGGTGGGCGCTCGCCGCGCGCGGCGTCGACGTGGCCCTGCTGACCGGCGACGACCTGGTCCTGCTCTGGACCGTACGCGGCGCCCCGCACCTCTACCGCCGCGCCGACGTGGGCGCGGTGGCCGCCGCGGTCGAGCCGTTCTCCGACGCCGACGCGGGCAAGCGCATCTACGACGCGGCGAAGCCGTTGAGGGCGGCCGGCGTCGGCATCGTCGCCGCGCTCGACGAGGTGGCCGCGCGGATGCGGAAGATCGTCCGTGAGCCGACGGTCAAGGGCGAGGTCTCCGGGCGGCTCGCCGACGTGATGCCCGAGCCCTACCTGCGGTTCTGCCGGCCGTGCAACGCGACCCACCTCTACGAGATGCCGTTCCGGCTGGCCGCCGTGCGGGCCGGGTTGGAGCTGCGGCTCGACACGTCACCGCCGATCCTGGAACGCATCCCCGGGTTCCGTCCGGCCGCCGCGCCCGGCGACCGGTTCGAGCTCATCCGCGCCTACCTGCGGCTGCTCGGCCCGGCAACCCCGAAGCACGTGGCCGATTACCTCGACGCTCCGGTCAAGGAGGTCAAGGCCCGCTGGCCGCACGACGCGGTCGAGGTGAGCGTCGACGGCGAGACGCGCTGGCTGCTCGCGGCCGACGAGGCGGCGCTGGCGTCGGCGGACGCCACGACGACCCGCCTGCTCGGCCCGTTCGACCTGTTCCTCCAGGCGAAGGACCGGGCGACGCTGGTGCCGGACGCGGCCCGCGCGAAGGAGCTGTGGCCGGTGCTGGGCCGCCCCGGCGCCGTGCTGGCCGACGGGGAGCTGGCCGGCACCTGGCGGCCTCGCAAGTCCGGCCGCTCCTTCACGGTCGCGGTTCAGCCGTGGCGCAAGCTCCCGGGCAGCGCACGCGACGCGGTCGTCGTGGAGGCCGAGCGGCTCGCCGCGTACCGGGGTGTGCCGCTGGCCGGCGTCGACTTCGCCGGCTGA
- a CDS encoding long-chain-fatty-acid--CoA ligase, producing the protein MDATAQRPWTRSYAPGVPADIAEPDGSLVDLLTEAAGRFGPRVALDFYGATTTFTELADQVARAAEALRRLGVGPGDRVALVLPNCPQHVVAFYAVLRLGAVVVEHNPLYTADELDRQLTDHGAGVAIVWDKVAPLVAGRGAVRTVVSVDLTAALPRLKRWALRVPLPKVRAARAAMTAPAPGALPWSELVAAAGPLPAGHPAPEAGDVALLQYTGGTTGEPKGAVLTHRNLRANAAQGRAWVPGLRDGAETVYAVLPLFHAYGLTLCLTFAVSIGATLVLFPRFDADQVLDAVRRRPPTFLPAVPPVYAKLASVARERGVDLTSIRYALSGAMSLPPATVELWEQVTGGLLVEGYGMTETSPITVGNPVAPTRRPGTVGVPFPSTDVRIVDPEDPSRDRAPGEAGELLVRGPQVFTGYWHRPEETAKVLLPGGWMRTGDIVTMDADGFVTVVDRIKELIITGGFNVYPSEVEEALRRVPGVREAAAVGMPTDDGEEVVAAVVVDPAVAGSPEAIRTSCRTHLAGYKVPRRVVIVDELPYSQIGKILRREVRERLLAGR; encoded by the coding sequence ATGGACGCGACCGCCCAGCGACCCTGGACCCGTAGCTACGCACCCGGGGTGCCGGCTGACATCGCCGAGCCGGACGGCTCGCTCGTCGACCTGCTCACCGAGGCGGCCGGACGGTTCGGCCCCCGGGTCGCGCTCGACTTCTACGGCGCCACCACCACGTTCACCGAGCTGGCCGACCAGGTCGCCCGCGCCGCCGAGGCGCTGCGCCGGCTCGGCGTCGGCCCGGGCGACCGGGTGGCCCTGGTGCTACCGAACTGCCCCCAGCACGTGGTCGCGTTCTACGCCGTGCTGCGCCTCGGCGCGGTGGTCGTCGAGCACAACCCGCTCTACACCGCCGACGAGCTGGACCGGCAGCTCACCGACCACGGCGCAGGCGTCGCGATCGTGTGGGACAAGGTCGCGCCGCTGGTGGCGGGACGCGGCGCCGTGCGTACCGTGGTGTCGGTCGACCTGACCGCGGCGCTGCCGCGGCTCAAGCGGTGGGCGCTGCGGGTGCCGCTGCCGAAGGTCCGCGCCGCCCGGGCCGCGATGACCGCCCCCGCGCCCGGCGCGCTGCCCTGGTCGGAGCTGGTCGCCGCCGCCGGGCCGCTGCCCGCCGGGCATCCCGCGCCGGAGGCCGGGGACGTGGCGCTGCTCCAGTACACCGGCGGCACCACCGGCGAGCCCAAGGGCGCGGTGCTGACCCACCGCAACCTGCGCGCCAACGCCGCGCAGGGCCGGGCCTGGGTGCCGGGCCTGCGCGACGGCGCGGAGACGGTGTACGCGGTGCTGCCGCTGTTCCACGCCTACGGGCTGACGCTCTGCCTCACCTTCGCCGTCAGCATCGGGGCGACGCTGGTGCTGTTCCCCCGCTTCGACGCCGACCAGGTGCTCGACGCGGTCCGCCGCCGCCCGCCGACGTTCCTGCCCGCGGTGCCGCCGGTCTACGCGAAGCTGGCCAGCGTCGCCCGCGAGCGCGGCGTCGACCTCACCTCCATCCGGTACGCGCTGTCCGGCGCGATGTCGCTGCCACCGGCCACCGTGGAGCTGTGGGAGCAGGTGACCGGCGGCCTGCTGGTCGAGGGGTACGGGATGACCGAGACGTCCCCGATCACAGTGGGCAACCCGGTCGCGCCGACCCGAAGGCCCGGCACCGTGGGCGTGCCGTTCCCCTCCACCGACGTGCGCATCGTCGACCCGGAGGACCCGAGCCGCGACCGTGCGCCGGGCGAGGCCGGCGAGCTGCTGGTCCGCGGCCCGCAGGTGTTCACCGGCTATTGGCACCGGCCCGAGGAGACCGCCAAGGTGCTGCTGCCTGGTGGCTGGATGCGTACCGGCGACATCGTCACCATGGACGCCGACGGCTTCGTGACGGTGGTGGACCGGATCAAGGAGCTGATCATCACGGGCGGCTTCAACGTCTACCCGTCCGAGGTGGAGGAGGCGCTGCGCCGCGTCCCCGGCGTACGGGAGGCCGCCGCCGTGGGAATGCCCACCGACGACGGCGAGGAGGTCGTCGCCGCGGTGGTGGTCGACCCGGCGGTGGCCGGCAGCCCGGAGGCGATCCGGACCTCGTGCCGCACCCACCTGGCCGGGTACAAGGTGCCGCGCCGGGTCGTGATCGTCGACGAGCTGCCCTACTCCCAGATCGGCAAGATCCTGCGTCGCGAGGTCCGCGAACGTCTGCTCGCCGGCCGCTGA
- a CDS encoding class I SAM-dependent methyltransferase, which produces MDSSAWDSRYADTPGLVWSAEPNRFVVESVTGLTPGSALDIAAGEGRNAVWLAGQGWRVNAVDFSTVAVDRGRELAAARGVTVDWRVADATAYRPVPNSYDLVLISYLHLPAPEFAGVLAAAKSALRPGGTLVVVGHDLANLSGGIGGPQDPDVLITPESVVDGLAGLRVQRAETTRRPVPATDGGTVDALDTVVVATRPAD; this is translated from the coding sequence GTGGACAGCAGCGCCTGGGACAGCCGGTACGCCGACACGCCCGGACTGGTGTGGAGCGCTGAGCCCAACCGTTTCGTGGTCGAGTCGGTCACCGGGCTGACCCCCGGGTCAGCGCTGGACATCGCCGCCGGCGAGGGCCGCAACGCGGTCTGGCTGGCCGGTCAGGGCTGGCGGGTCAACGCGGTGGACTTCTCCACGGTGGCCGTCGACCGGGGGCGGGAGCTGGCCGCCGCGCGGGGCGTGACCGTCGACTGGCGGGTCGCGGACGCGACCGCGTACCGGCCGGTGCCGAACAGCTACGACCTGGTGCTGATCAGCTACCTGCACCTGCCCGCGCCGGAGTTCGCCGGGGTGCTGGCCGCGGCGAAGTCCGCGCTGCGCCCCGGCGGCACGCTCGTCGTGGTGGGCCACGACCTGGCCAACCTCTCCGGCGGCATCGGCGGCCCGCAGGACCCGGACGTGCTGATCACGCCGGAGTCGGTGGTCGACGGGCTGGCCGGGCTGCGTGTGCAGCGGGCCGAGACGACCCGCCGGCCGGTCCCGGCCACCGACGGCGGCACAGTCGACGCGCTGGACACCGTCGTGGTGGCCACCCGCCCCGCCGACTGA
- a CDS encoding sulfite exporter TauE/SafE family protein: MTTLVLTLAGAVLIGVTLGLLGGGGSILAVPLLVYVADLPAKEAIATSLLVVGVTSAVGVLPHAWANRVRWRTGLIFGVAGMTGAYAGGRLAEFVPAGVLLTGFALMMLATAVAMLRGRRSAEGRPVPHELPMLRVVGDGVVVGLVTGLVGAGGGFLVVPALALLGGLPMPIAVGTSLVVIAMKSFAGLAGYLSSVQIHWGLATGVTAAAVVGSLLGGRLAGRIPADLLRRGFGWFVVVMGVFVLAQQLPPLWGLAVGALAVAGTVTMAVWGRRRREHSGQQRLGQPVRRHARTGVER, from the coding sequence GTGACGACTCTCGTCCTGACGCTGGCCGGCGCGGTGCTGATCGGCGTGACGCTGGGCCTGCTCGGCGGCGGCGGGTCGATCCTCGCCGTGCCGCTGCTGGTCTACGTCGCCGATCTGCCCGCCAAGGAGGCGATCGCCACCTCGCTGCTGGTCGTCGGCGTGACCAGCGCCGTCGGCGTACTGCCGCACGCCTGGGCGAACCGGGTCCGCTGGCGCACCGGGCTCATCTTCGGCGTGGCCGGCATGACCGGCGCGTACGCGGGCGGCCGGCTGGCCGAGTTCGTCCCGGCCGGCGTCCTGCTCACCGGGTTCGCTCTGATGATGCTCGCCACCGCGGTCGCGATGCTGCGCGGCCGCCGGTCCGCCGAGGGCCGCCCGGTGCCGCACGAGCTGCCGATGCTGCGGGTGGTCGGGGACGGCGTGGTCGTCGGCCTGGTCACCGGCCTGGTCGGCGCGGGCGGCGGCTTCCTGGTCGTGCCGGCCCTGGCCCTGCTGGGCGGGCTGCCGATGCCGATCGCGGTCGGCACCTCGCTGGTCGTCATCGCGATGAAGTCGTTCGCCGGCCTGGCCGGCTACCTGTCCAGCGTGCAGATCCACTGGGGTCTGGCCACCGGGGTCACCGCCGCCGCCGTCGTCGGCAGCCTGCTCGGTGGCCGGCTCGCCGGCCGGATCCCGGCCGACCTGCTGCGCCGGGGGTTCGGCTGGTTCGTCGTGGTGATGGGCGTGTTCGTGCTCGCGCAGCAGTTGCCGCCGCTGTGGGGACTCGCCGTGGGAGCGCTTGCCGTGGCCGGTACGGTCACCATGGCGGTGTGGGGCCGCCGGAGGAGGGAACACAGTGGACAGCAGCGCCTGGGACAGCCGGTACGCCGACACGCCCGGACTGGTGTGGAGCGCTGA
- a CDS encoding rhodanese-like domain-containing protein yields the protein MTTTTPTTIDAATLRELIAAGRTPRMLDVRTPGEFEAAHIPGAYNVPLDLLREHRAELRSHLDEDVVLICRSGVRAGQAGQALGTVGLPNVKVLDGGMLAWQATNAPVNQGRPRWDLERQVRLVAGSIVLAAIVASVFVPGLKWVAAFIGAGLTFAALTNTCAMGMLLSKLPYNRGASCDLDTIVGQLRDGSRK from the coding sequence ATGACCACGACCACCCCCACCACCATCGACGCGGCGACCCTGCGCGAGCTGATCGCCGCCGGCCGTACGCCCCGGATGCTCGACGTGCGCACGCCCGGTGAGTTCGAGGCGGCGCACATCCCCGGCGCGTACAACGTGCCGCTGGACCTGCTCCGGGAGCACCGCGCGGAGCTGCGCAGCCACCTGGACGAGGACGTGGTGCTGATCTGCCGCTCCGGCGTCCGGGCCGGCCAGGCCGGTCAGGCGCTCGGCACCGTCGGCCTGCCCAACGTGAAGGTGCTCGACGGCGGCATGCTGGCCTGGCAGGCCACCAACGCGCCGGTCAACCAGGGCCGCCCGCGCTGGGACCTGGAGCGCCAGGTACGCCTCGTCGCCGGCTCGATCGTGCTCGCCGCGATCGTCGCGTCGGTGTTCGTGCCCGGCCTGAAGTGGGTCGCCGCGTTCATCGGCGCGGGCCTCACGTTCGCCGCGCTCACCAACACCTGCGCCATGGGCATGCTGCTGAGCAAGCTGCCGTACAACCGCGGCGCGAGCTGCGACCTCGACACGATCGTCGGGCAGTTGCGTGACGGGAGCCGCAAGTGA
- a CDS encoding MBL fold metallo-hydrolase, with translation MTLDVSVITTSSLGDRSYLASDGRVAIVVDPQRDIDRVLYLAGAKGVRITHVVETHIHNDYVSGGLELARITGAQYLVAAADTVEFDRTPATDGDTVPVSDTMRLRVIGTPGHTFHHLSYALDEATDGGWTAAGVFTGGSLLFGTTGRTDLLGQQYAHELAHHQYASARKLADLLPDGAQVWPTHGFGSFCSASQADAPESTIGREKEANPVLRLAADQFVTETLAGLDAYPAYYAHMGVANAAGPAPVDLTPVARADADELRRRIAAGEWVVDLRHRKAYAASHLAGTVSLGLDGPMSTWLGWLIEWGVPITFLAQTPEQVADAQRELVRIGIDRPAAQATGEPEQWTGDPSQLRELAVADFGALAAAQAGKTPAGLPEPQVVLDVRMTNEWKAGHIDGAVHVPLPDVPKRLADIPAGTVWVHCGSGYRATAAASLLANAGRDVVLIDDSYGRAEEAGVRMAPTA, from the coding sequence ATGACTCTCGACGTGTCCGTCATCACGACCTCCTCGCTCGGCGACCGCAGCTACCTCGCCTCCGACGGCCGGGTGGCGATCGTGGTCGACCCGCAGCGCGACATCGACCGCGTCCTGTACCTGGCCGGCGCCAAGGGCGTACGGATCACCCACGTGGTCGAGACGCACATCCACAACGACTACGTCTCCGGCGGCCTGGAACTGGCCCGGATCACCGGCGCGCAGTACCTGGTGGCCGCCGCCGACACGGTCGAGTTCGACCGGACCCCGGCCACCGACGGCGACACCGTGCCGGTGTCCGACACGATGCGGCTGCGGGTGATCGGCACCCCTGGTCACACGTTCCACCACCTGTCGTACGCGCTCGACGAGGCCACCGACGGCGGCTGGACGGCGGCCGGCGTGTTCACCGGCGGCTCGCTGCTGTTCGGCACCACCGGCCGTACCGACCTGCTCGGCCAGCAGTACGCGCACGAACTGGCGCACCACCAGTACGCCTCGGCGCGCAAGCTGGCCGACCTGCTGCCCGACGGCGCGCAGGTCTGGCCCACGCACGGCTTCGGCAGCTTCTGCTCGGCCAGCCAGGCCGACGCCCCCGAGTCGACGATCGGCCGGGAGAAGGAGGCCAACCCGGTGCTGCGGCTGGCCGCCGACCAGTTCGTCACCGAGACGCTGGCCGGGCTGGACGCCTACCCGGCGTACTACGCCCACATGGGCGTCGCCAACGCCGCCGGTCCCGCCCCGGTCGACCTCACGCCGGTGGCCCGCGCCGACGCCGACGAGCTGCGCCGTCGTATCGCCGCCGGCGAGTGGGTGGTCGACCTGCGCCACCGCAAGGCGTACGCGGCCTCGCACCTGGCCGGCACCGTCAGCCTCGGCCTGGACGGGCCGATGTCGACGTGGCTCGGCTGGCTGATCGAGTGGGGTGTGCCGATCACGTTCCTGGCGCAGACCCCGGAGCAGGTCGCCGACGCCCAGCGGGAACTGGTCCGCATCGGCATCGACCGTCCGGCCGCCCAGGCCACCGGCGAGCCCGAGCAGTGGACCGGCGACCCGTCGCAGCTGCGGGAGCTGGCGGTGGCCGACTTCGGCGCGCTCGCCGCCGCGCAGGCCGGGAAGACCCCGGCCGGGCTGCCCGAGCCGCAGGTCGTCCTCGACGTGCGGATGACGAACGAGTGGAAGGCCGGGCACATCGACGGTGCGGTGCACGTGCCGCTGCCGGACGTGCCGAAGCGGCTCGCCGACATCCCCGCCGGGACCGTCTGGGTGCACTGCGGCTCCGGCTACCGGGCCACCGCCGCCGCGTCCCTGCTCGCCAACGCCGGCCGTGACGTGGTGCTGATCGACGACTCGTACGGCCGGGCCGAGGAGGCCGGCGTACGCATGGCGCCCACCGCCTGA
- a CDS encoding metal-sensitive transcriptional regulator, producing MNLRPEMTGEALTRLKRARGQLNAVIEMMENGEDCRAALTQLAAVSKAIDRAGFKIIASGMRYCDAARQAGEEPEMTEEELEKLFLSLA from the coding sequence GTGAATCTTCGACCGGAGATGACAGGCGAGGCGCTGACCCGGCTCAAGCGGGCCCGGGGGCAGCTCAACGCCGTCATCGAGATGATGGAGAACGGCGAGGACTGCCGCGCCGCGCTGACCCAGCTCGCCGCGGTCTCCAAGGCCATCGACCGGGCCGGTTTCAAGATCATCGCCTCCGGCATGCGCTACTGCGACGCCGCCCGCCAGGCGGGCGAGGAGCCGGAGATGACCGAGGAGGAGCTGGAGAAGCTCTTCCTGTCCCTGGCCTGA
- the trxA gene encoding thioredoxin — protein MASVALTTTDFAETVNRDGIVLVDFWAGWCGPCRAFAPVYEKASEQHPDIVFGKVDTEAEQALAAAAQIRSIPTLMAFRDGVLVFAQPGALPTAGLEELIRAVRDLDMDEVRAKTA, from the coding sequence ATGGCGAGCGTGGCGTTGACCACCACCGACTTCGCGGAGACCGTGAACCGGGACGGCATCGTCCTGGTCGACTTCTGGGCCGGCTGGTGCGGCCCGTGCCGCGCGTTCGCGCCGGTCTACGAGAAGGCCAGCGAGCAGCACCCGGACATCGTCTTCGGCAAGGTCGACACCGAGGCCGAGCAGGCCCTGGCGGCCGCCGCCCAGATCCGGTCGATCCCGACACTGATGGCGTTCCGGGACGGCGTGCTGGTGTTCGCCCAGCCGGGCGCCCTGCCGACGGCCGGACTGGAGGAGCTGATCCGGGCCGTGCGCGACCTCGACATGGACGAGGTCCGGGCCAAGACCGCCTGA
- the eccB gene encoding type VII secretion protein EccB, translating into MASRQDQLHSYQFTVQRAVAALVMRETDPPQSPFRRLAGAGLASVLVAAIALGGVALYGLFTGGGDSWRETGAVIVEKESGARFVYRDEKLHPVSNYASALLIIGAERPKTVLVSRRAIEGVPRGLPLGIADAPDSLPAPNRLVRDAWTLCSVAGDEAGRGETGRPAAGRGEARSVLLIGREAAGGRALGDQGLLALHPDGGLHLLWHDRRYLLRDTDRVLAALAATRERAVPVAAALLNTLPAGADLAPPPLDDLGEPSERVTGATVGDVYLVRNSGGGRQYAVAKRGGLAGITELQAALLLARTGQGEPEPITLGRFAALPKLPGLVPGGASAPPAVPPRLATDEGALCARAADDTGVRELRLGVTAPDPNAAARTAGGRAGLADAVVVEPGRGALVEAVPAPGATGGAICVVTDLGRRYALTGADVPGMLGYAGVRPARLPAGLVDLLPAGSPLDPEAARTVAAPA; encoded by the coding sequence ATGGCGTCGCGGCAGGACCAGCTGCACTCGTACCAGTTCACCGTCCAGCGGGCGGTCGCCGCGCTCGTCATGCGGGAGACGGACCCGCCGCAGTCCCCGTTCCGCCGGCTGGCCGGCGCCGGTCTGGCCAGCGTCCTGGTCGCGGCGATCGCGCTCGGCGGCGTCGCCCTCTACGGCCTGTTCACCGGCGGCGGTGACTCGTGGCGCGAGACGGGCGCGGTGATCGTGGAGAAGGAGTCGGGCGCGCGATTCGTCTACCGCGATGAGAAGCTGCACCCGGTGTCGAACTACGCCTCCGCGCTGCTGATCATCGGGGCGGAGCGGCCGAAGACGGTGCTGGTCAGCCGCCGCGCCATCGAGGGGGTGCCGCGCGGTCTGCCGCTCGGCATCGCCGACGCGCCGGACTCGCTGCCCGCGCCGAACCGGCTCGTCCGCGACGCCTGGACGCTCTGCTCGGTGGCGGGCGACGAGGCCGGGCGCGGCGAGACCGGGCGTCCGGCGGCGGGGCGCGGCGAGGCACGCTCGGTGCTGCTGATCGGGCGGGAGGCCGCCGGCGGCCGTGCGCTCGGCGACCAGGGCCTGCTCGCCTTGCACCCGGACGGCGGCCTGCACCTGCTCTGGCACGACCGGCGCTACCTGCTGCGCGACACGGACCGGGTGCTCGCCGCGCTCGCCGCCACCCGGGAGCGGGCGGTGCCGGTGGCGGCGGCGCTGCTGAACACGCTGCCGGCCGGCGCCGACCTGGCCCCGCCGCCGCTGGACGACCTCGGCGAGCCGTCCGAGCGGGTCACCGGTGCGACGGTGGGCGACGTCTACCTGGTGCGCAACTCCGGCGGCGGACGGCAGTACGCGGTCGCCAAGCGCGGTGGGCTGGCCGGCATCACCGAGTTGCAGGCGGCGCTGCTGCTGGCCCGCACCGGCCAGGGCGAGCCGGAACCGATCACGCTCGGCCGGTTCGCCGCGCTGCCGAAGCTCCCCGGTCTGGTGCCCGGTGGGGCGAGCGCGCCGCCCGCCGTACCGCCCCGGCTGGCCACCGACGAGGGCGCGCTCTGCGCGCGGGCCGCCGACGACACAGGCGTCCGCGAGCTGCGCCTGGGCGTCACCGCGCCGGACCCGAACGCCGCCGCGCGGACAGCCGGCGGCCGGGCCGGGCTCGCCGACGCGGTGGTGGTCGAGCCGGGACGCGGCGCGCTCGTGGAGGCGGTGCCCGCGCCGGGCGCGACCGGCGGCGCGATCTGCGTGGTCACCGACCTGGGCCGGCGGTACGCGCTGACCGGCGCGGACGTGCCGGGCATGCTCGGGTACGCGGGCGTGCGCCCGGCGCGGCTGCCGGCGGGCCTGGTGGACCTGCTGCCGGCCGGTAGCCCGCTCGACCCGGAGGCCGCCCGCACGGTCGCCGCGCCCGCCTGA
- a CDS encoding class I SAM-dependent methyltransferase codes for MAKPTRWVTDTKPGHSQWYVDRFRQLAAEGADLSGEARLLDALVPPGARVLDAGCGTGRVAAALAARGHDVVGVDADPTLVEAARADHPGPRFLVADLAELDLAAQGEAEPFDAAVLAGNVMVFVAPGTERDVLARVAAHVRPDGLVVVGFGTDRGYPVADLDADAVAAGLRPEHRFATWDLRPWRDDADFAVSVLRRPAG; via the coding sequence ATGGCCAAGCCGACCCGCTGGGTGACCGACACGAAGCCCGGCCACTCGCAGTGGTACGTGGACCGGTTCCGTCAGCTCGCCGCCGAGGGCGCCGACCTGTCCGGTGAGGCGCGGCTGCTCGACGCGCTCGTACCGCCGGGCGCGCGTGTCCTGGACGCCGGCTGCGGCACCGGCCGGGTCGCCGCCGCGCTCGCCGCGCGCGGGCACGACGTCGTGGGCGTGGACGCCGACCCGACGCTGGTCGAGGCGGCCCGCGCCGACCATCCCGGCCCCCGTTTCCTGGTCGCCGACCTGGCCGAGCTGGACCTGGCCGCCCAGGGCGAGGCCGAGCCGTTCGACGCCGCGGTGCTGGCCGGCAACGTGATGGTCTTCGTCGCCCCCGGCACCGAGCGCGACGTGCTGGCCCGCGTCGCCGCGCACGTGCGCCCGGACGGCCTGGTCGTGGTCGGCTTCGGCACCGACCGCGGCTACCCGGTGGCCGACCTGGACGCCGACGCGGTCGCCGCCGGGTTGCGCCCCGAGCACCGCTTCGCCACCTGGGACCTGCGGCCGTGGCGGGACGACGCCGACTTCGCGGTGAGTGTGCTGCGCCGCCCCGCCGGCTGA